From one Passer domesticus isolate bPasDom1 chromosome 15, bPasDom1.hap1, whole genome shotgun sequence genomic stretch:
- the LOC135281279 gene encoding cytochrome P450 2K4-like isoform X2 translates to MLLRETEARDPEQKILGAVLSSKKSVCNLPPGPRPLPLIGNLNVVDLKKPFQSLTELSKIYGNVFTVHFGPRKVVVLAGYETIKDALLNHAEEFGERAEIPIFRKMTQGNGIAFSHGELWKTMRRFTLSTLRDFGMGKRTLEIRILEEVNSLIKYFESYHGKPFDTKMILNNAVSNVICSILFGERFEYDDPVFLTLLKLINQNTKLLGSPMVQLYNFYPSLGFLSGASKTVLQNILELNAFLQKLFQEHKEELNENDLTGFVDAFLVKQNQESKKPHTAFSNGNLMFSTLDLFAAGTETTSTTVRWGLLLMMKYPEIQRRIQEEMNHVIEPGELPKLEDRKKMPYTEAVIHEIQRFANIVPMGVSRSTPRDVNFRGYVIPKGTEIIPLLTSALNDELHWKTPDQFNPSHFLDANGNFIRREAFIPFSIGRRACLGEGLARMELFLFFSGLLRKFVFQPPPGVEKSDLDLTADVGFTLTPMPHLVCAVPCE, encoded by the exons ATGTTGTTGAGAGAGACAGAAGCCAGAGACCCAGAACAAAAAATCCTTGGAGCTGTGTTGAG CTCCAAGAAGTCAGTGTGCAATTTGCCCCCTGGGCCACGACCTCTTCCTCTGATCGGGAACCTGAACGTGGTGGACCTGAAAAAGCCGTTCCAGTCACTGACAGAG CTCTCCAAGATATATGGCAATGTCTTCACGGTGCATTTTGGACCCAGGAAGGTCGTGGTACTGGCTGGATATGAAACCATCAAGGATGCCCTTTTAAATCATGCTGAAGAGTTTGGAGAGAGGGCAGAAATACCCATATTTAGAAAAATGACACAAGGAAATG GCATAGCATTCAGCCATGGAGAGCTGTGGAAAACTATGAGAAGATTTACCTTGTCCACACTGCGAGATTTTGGAATGGGAAAGAGAACCCTTGAGATCCGAATCCTGGAGGAAGTAAATTCCCTTATCAAATATTTTGAATCCTATCATG GCAAACCATTTGATACAAAAATGATACTCAACAATGCTGTATCCAATGTCATCTGCTCTATATTGTTTGGAGAGAGATTTGAATATGATGATCCAGTATTTCTAACTTTGCTGAAGCTGATAAATCAAAATACAAAGCTGTTGGGCTCCCCTATGGTGCAG TTATATAACTTCTACCCATCCCTTGGATTTCTGTCTGGAGCTTCCAAGACTGTACTACAAAATATCCTTGAACTGAATGCTTTTCTCCAGAAGCTCTTCCAGGAACACAAAGAGGAGCTCAATGAGAATGACCTAACAGGCTTTGTCGATGCCTTCCTGGTGAAGCAAAACCAG GAGTCAAAGAAACCACACACTGCATTCAGCAATGGAAACCTGATGTTTTCAACCCTGGACCTCTTTGCTGCTGGGACTGAGACTACATCCACAACTGTGcgctgggggctgctgctgatgATGAAATACCCAGAAATTCAGA GAAGGATTCAGGAAGAAATGAACCATGTCATTGAACCAGGAGAGCTACCTAAGTTGgaggacaggaaaaaaatgccGTACACAGAAGCAGTAATACATGAAATACAAAGGTTTGCCAATATTGTCCCCATGGGCGTATCCCGATCGACTCCCAGAGATGTGAATTTCCGAGGCTACGTGATTCCTAAG GGTACTGAGATTATTCCACTGCTGACCTCTGCTCTGAATGATGAGTTACACTGGAAAACCCCGGATCAGTTCAACCCTTCCCATTTCCTTGATGCCAATGGGAACTTCATTAGGAGAGAAGCATTTATTCCATTCTCCATAG GGCGAAGGGCTTGCCTTGGTGAAGGACTGGCCAGAATGGAGCTGTTCCTCTTCTTTTCAGGCTTGCTCCGCAAATTTGTTTTCCAGCCTCCTCCAGGAGTGGAGAAGTCAGACCTGGATCTCACTGCTGATGTCGGCTTTACCTTGACTCCCATGCCTCACCTGGtttgtgctgtgccctgtgaaTGA
- the LOC135281356 gene encoding cytochrome c oxidase assembly protein COX19, with the protein MSTAMNFSSKSFTPRPPDKGAFPLDHLGECSAVKERFMECLRRSGYESAACRQSAMAYLQCRMDRQLMANEPLEKLGFKDLINEKSEEKPETS; encoded by the exons ATGTCCACCGCCATGAACTTCAGCAGCAAGAGCTTCACGCCGCGGCCGCCGGACAAGGGCGCGTTCCCGCTGGATCACTTGG GGGAGTGCAGCGCCGTCAAGGAGCGCTTCATGGAGTGCCTGCGGCGCAGCGGCTACGAGAGCGCGGCGTGCCGGCAGAGCGCCATGGCCTACCTGCAGTGCCGCATGGACAG GCAACTTATGGCTAATGAACCACTGGAAAAATTGGGATTTAAAGACCTGATAAATGAGAAATCAGAAGAAAAACCTGAGACGTCGTGA
- the LOC135281279 gene encoding cytochrome P450 2K4-like isoform X3 — translation MGLGAPSVSSKKSVCNLPPGPRPLPLIGNLNVVDLKKPFQSLTELSKIYGNVFTVHFGPRKVVVLAGYETIKDALLNHAEEFGERAEIPIFRKMTQGNGIAFSHGELWKTMRRFTLSTLRDFGMGKRTLEIRILEEVNSLIKYFESYHGKPFDTKMILNNAVSNVICSILFGERFEYDDPVFLTLLKLINQNTKLLGSPMVQLYNFYPSLGFLSGASKTVLQNILELNAFLQKLFQEHKEELNENDLTGFVDAFLVKQNQESKKPHTAFSNGNLMFSTLDLFAAGTETTSTTVRWGLLLMMKYPEIQRRIQEEMNHVIEPGELPKLEDRKKMPYTEAVIHEIQRFANIVPMGVSRSTPRDVNFRGYVIPKGTEIIPLLTSALNDELHWKTPDQFNPSHFLDANGNFIRREAFIPFSIGRRACLGEGLARMELFLFFSGLLRKFVFQPPPGVEKSDLDLTADVGFTLTPMPHLVCAVPCE, via the exons ATGGGATTAGGGGCACCCTCAGTAAG CTCCAAGAAGTCAGTGTGCAATTTGCCCCCTGGGCCACGACCTCTTCCTCTGATCGGGAACCTGAACGTGGTGGACCTGAAAAAGCCGTTCCAGTCACTGACAGAG CTCTCCAAGATATATGGCAATGTCTTCACGGTGCATTTTGGACCCAGGAAGGTCGTGGTACTGGCTGGATATGAAACCATCAAGGATGCCCTTTTAAATCATGCTGAAGAGTTTGGAGAGAGGGCAGAAATACCCATATTTAGAAAAATGACACAAGGAAATG GCATAGCATTCAGCCATGGAGAGCTGTGGAAAACTATGAGAAGATTTACCTTGTCCACACTGCGAGATTTTGGAATGGGAAAGAGAACCCTTGAGATCCGAATCCTGGAGGAAGTAAATTCCCTTATCAAATATTTTGAATCCTATCATG GCAAACCATTTGATACAAAAATGATACTCAACAATGCTGTATCCAATGTCATCTGCTCTATATTGTTTGGAGAGAGATTTGAATATGATGATCCAGTATTTCTAACTTTGCTGAAGCTGATAAATCAAAATACAAAGCTGTTGGGCTCCCCTATGGTGCAG TTATATAACTTCTACCCATCCCTTGGATTTCTGTCTGGAGCTTCCAAGACTGTACTACAAAATATCCTTGAACTGAATGCTTTTCTCCAGAAGCTCTTCCAGGAACACAAAGAGGAGCTCAATGAGAATGACCTAACAGGCTTTGTCGATGCCTTCCTGGTGAAGCAAAACCAG GAGTCAAAGAAACCACACACTGCATTCAGCAATGGAAACCTGATGTTTTCAACCCTGGACCTCTTTGCTGCTGGGACTGAGACTACATCCACAACTGTGcgctgggggctgctgctgatgATGAAATACCCAGAAATTCAGA GAAGGATTCAGGAAGAAATGAACCATGTCATTGAACCAGGAGAGCTACCTAAGTTGgaggacaggaaaaaaatgccGTACACAGAAGCAGTAATACATGAAATACAAAGGTTTGCCAATATTGTCCCCATGGGCGTATCCCGATCGACTCCCAGAGATGTGAATTTCCGAGGCTACGTGATTCCTAAG GGTACTGAGATTATTCCACTGCTGACCTCTGCTCTGAATGATGAGTTACACTGGAAAACCCCGGATCAGTTCAACCCTTCCCATTTCCTTGATGCCAATGGGAACTTCATTAGGAGAGAAGCATTTATTCCATTCTCCATAG GGCGAAGGGCTTGCCTTGGTGAAGGACTGGCCAGAATGGAGCTGTTCCTCTTCTTTTCAGGCTTGCTCCGCAAATTTGTTTTCCAGCCTCCTCCAGGAGTGGAGAAGTCAGACCTGGATCTCACTGCTGATGTCGGCTTTACCTTGACTCCCATGCCTCACCTGGtttgtgctgtgccctgtgaaTGA
- the LOC135281279 gene encoding cytochrome P450 2K4-like isoform X1 yields the protein MAVQSLLQCLGSSSLLCLAAGLFALLYFLSSSKKSVCNLPPGPRPLPLIGNLNVVDLKKPFQSLTELSKIYGNVFTVHFGPRKVVVLAGYETIKDALLNHAEEFGERAEIPIFRKMTQGNGIAFSHGELWKTMRRFTLSTLRDFGMGKRTLEIRILEEVNSLIKYFESYHGKPFDTKMILNNAVSNVICSILFGERFEYDDPVFLTLLKLINQNTKLLGSPMVQLYNFYPSLGFLSGASKTVLQNILELNAFLQKLFQEHKEELNENDLTGFVDAFLVKQNQESKKPHTAFSNGNLMFSTLDLFAAGTETTSTTVRWGLLLMMKYPEIQRRIQEEMNHVIEPGELPKLEDRKKMPYTEAVIHEIQRFANIVPMGVSRSTPRDVNFRGYVIPKGTEIIPLLTSALNDELHWKTPDQFNPSHFLDANGNFIRREAFIPFSIGRRACLGEGLARMELFLFFSGLLRKFVFQPPPGVEKSDLDLTADVGFTLTPMPHLVCAVPCE from the exons ATGGCTGtgcagagcctcctgcagtgcctgggctcCAGCTCGCTGCTCTGTTTGGCAGCAGGGCTGTTTGCCCTCCTTTACTTTCTCTCTAGCTCCAAGAAGTCAGTGTGCAATTTGCCCCCTGGGCCACGACCTCTTCCTCTGATCGGGAACCTGAACGTGGTGGACCTGAAAAAGCCGTTCCAGTCACTGACAGAG CTCTCCAAGATATATGGCAATGTCTTCACGGTGCATTTTGGACCCAGGAAGGTCGTGGTACTGGCTGGATATGAAACCATCAAGGATGCCCTTTTAAATCATGCTGAAGAGTTTGGAGAGAGGGCAGAAATACCCATATTTAGAAAAATGACACAAGGAAATG GCATAGCATTCAGCCATGGAGAGCTGTGGAAAACTATGAGAAGATTTACCTTGTCCACACTGCGAGATTTTGGAATGGGAAAGAGAACCCTTGAGATCCGAATCCTGGAGGAAGTAAATTCCCTTATCAAATATTTTGAATCCTATCATG GCAAACCATTTGATACAAAAATGATACTCAACAATGCTGTATCCAATGTCATCTGCTCTATATTGTTTGGAGAGAGATTTGAATATGATGATCCAGTATTTCTAACTTTGCTGAAGCTGATAAATCAAAATACAAAGCTGTTGGGCTCCCCTATGGTGCAG TTATATAACTTCTACCCATCCCTTGGATTTCTGTCTGGAGCTTCCAAGACTGTACTACAAAATATCCTTGAACTGAATGCTTTTCTCCAGAAGCTCTTCCAGGAACACAAAGAGGAGCTCAATGAGAATGACCTAACAGGCTTTGTCGATGCCTTCCTGGTGAAGCAAAACCAG GAGTCAAAGAAACCACACACTGCATTCAGCAATGGAAACCTGATGTTTTCAACCCTGGACCTCTTTGCTGCTGGGACTGAGACTACATCCACAACTGTGcgctgggggctgctgctgatgATGAAATACCCAGAAATTCAGA GAAGGATTCAGGAAGAAATGAACCATGTCATTGAACCAGGAGAGCTACCTAAGTTGgaggacaggaaaaaaatgccGTACACAGAAGCAGTAATACATGAAATACAAAGGTTTGCCAATATTGTCCCCATGGGCGTATCCCGATCGACTCCCAGAGATGTGAATTTCCGAGGCTACGTGATTCCTAAG GGTACTGAGATTATTCCACTGCTGACCTCTGCTCTGAATGATGAGTTACACTGGAAAACCCCGGATCAGTTCAACCCTTCCCATTTCCTTGATGCCAATGGGAACTTCATTAGGAGAGAAGCATTTATTCCATTCTCCATAG GGCGAAGGGCTTGCCTTGGTGAAGGACTGGCCAGAATGGAGCTGTTCCTCTTCTTTTCAGGCTTGCTCCGCAAATTTGTTTTCCAGCCTCCTCCAGGAGTGGAGAAGTCAGACCTGGATCTCACTGCTGATGTCGGCTTTACCTTGACTCCCATGCCTCACCTGGtttgtgctgtgccctgtgaaTGA
- the LOC135281280 gene encoding cytochrome P450 2W1, with the protein MSFLISFLSDPALVCLLCAAVLLAVAYFSTGYKNSAFKLPPGPTPLPIIGNLHLVDLRRQDKSLMKLAEKYGPIFTLHFGFQKVVVLTGYEVVREALVNYTEEFVDRPSIPIFDQIQNRNGLFFSIGELWRTTRRFTVSSMRNLGMGKQMIEGRIFEELHFLIEMIKSFKGEPFILPSFNCAPINVTFVMLFGDRFDYKDPTFLTLLRLIDEIMILLGSPNLNYFNFYPFLGFLFKTHKIMLKKIEDVRAILRQYMKASREDINENSVRSYIDALIFKQQEEKNKKDSLFHDDNLMASILDLVMAGTETIATTLQWSILLMMKYPEIQKKVQEEIGRTVKAGSWATYEDRKNMPYTNAVLHEVQRFITLLPHVPRCTAVDTHFRGYFLPKGIIVIPSLTSVLLDKTQWETPHQFNPNHFLDAEGNFVKKGAFLPFSTGRRNCIGESLAKMELFVFFVGLLQTFTFRPQPGVSESDLDLTVPQTTFTLRPQPQATCAVLRE; encoded by the exons atgtcttttttaatttcatttctctcTGATCCTGCATTAGTTTgtctgctgtgtgcagcagtaTTATTAGCTGTAGCCTATTTTTCAACTGGCTAtaaaaattcagcttttaaATTACCTCCTGGTCCAACTCCTCTTCCGATCATTGGTAACCTGCACTTGGTGGATCTTAGAAGGCAAGATAAATCACTAATGAAG CTTGCAGAAAAATACGGCCCCATCTTCACCCTGCACTTTGGGTTCCAGAAAGTTGTGGTCCTGACCGGGTACGAAGTTGTGCGAGAGGCGCTTGTGAACTACACAGAGGAGTTTGTAGACAGACCATCCATCCCAATATTTGACCAAATTCAGAACAGAAATG GTCTGTTCTTCTCCATCGGGGAGCTGTGGAGGACAACGCGCAGGTTCACCGTGTCCAGCATGCGCAACCTCGGCATGGGCAAACAGATGATCGAAGGCAGGATCTTCGAGGAGCTCCACTTCCTCATCGAGATGATCAAATCCTTCAAAG GGGAACCTTTCATCCTGCCCTCCTTCAACTGCGCTCCCATCAACGTCACCTTCGTCATGCTCTTTGGGGACAGGTTTGACTACAAGGACCCAACGTTTCTCACTCTCTTAAGGCTCATAGATGAAATTATGATTCTTCTGGGATCCCCAAATTTAAAC TATTTCAATTTCTACCCGTTCCTCGGATTTCTTTTCAAAACCCACAAGATTATGCTCAAGAAAATCGAAGATGTGCGTGCCATTTTAAGGCAATACATGAAGGCAAGCAGGGAGGATATCAATGAGAACAGTGTGAGGAGCTACATCGATGCACTGATATTCAAACAACAAGAG GAGAAGAACAAGAAAGACAGCCTCTTCCATGATGACAACTTAATGGCATCTATACTTGACCTGGTCATGGCTGGGACAGAGACCATTGCCACCACGCTCCAGTGGTCCATCCTGCTCATGATGAAATACCCAGAGATTCAAA AAAaggtgcaggaggagattgggAGAACAGTcaaagctgggagctgggccacGTATGAGGACAGGAAGAACATGCCCTACACCAACGCGGTGCTGCACGAGGTGCAGAGGTTCATCACCCTCCTGCCACACGTGCCCCGCTGCACTGCCGTTGACACCCACTTCAGGGGCTACTTCCTTCCCAAG GGTATAATTGTAATCCCATCCCTTacctcagtgctgctggatAAGACACAGTGGGAGACACCACATCAGTTCAACCCCAACCACTTTCTCGATGCTGAAGGGAATTTTGTAAAGAAGGGAGCTTTCCTGCCTTTCTCCACAG GGCGACGGAACTGCATCGGGGAAAGCCTGGCCAAGATGGAGCTGTTTGTCTTCTTTGTAGGGCTGCTCCAAACATTCACCTTCCGACCCCAGCCAGGAGTTTCAGAGTCTGACTTGGACCTCACCGTCCCCCAGACGACTTTCACATTGAGGCCTCAGCCTCAGGCAACCTGTGCCGTCCTGCGGGAATAA